From Pseudomonas vanderleydeniana, the proteins below share one genomic window:
- a CDS encoding ABC transporter ATP-binding protein: protein MNSHTEYTRSDREIYSLTKVTKGFGKGKDERQVLSEVDLNLHEGEVVGLLGRSGSGKSTLLRIIAGLVQPTSGDVLYNGEPLTGPAKGVAMVFQTFALFPWLTVLENVEAGLQALQVEAKEARRRALAAIDLIGLDGFENAYPRELSGGMRQRVGFARGLVVNPTLLLMDEPFSALDVLTAENLRTDLLELWSGGQLPIKSILIVTHNIEEAVLMCDRIMVLSSNPGRVVAQIKVPFAHPRNRLDPIFRKMVDDIYALMTDRRSADAHGGKSELQLGSRLPEVPTNLMAGLVEALAAEPYHGRAGLPNVAERLLLEVDDLFPVAEMLEHLGFVELRGADISLTEAGKLFAEYGTQERKVMFADHLLRQVPLAARIRQVLQERRGHWAPRVRFEQELEDSLSEDFVEQTLESVISWGRYAEIFSYNDATETFSLEDVEGES, encoded by the coding sequence ATGAACAGCCATACCGAATACACCCGCTCCGACCGTGAAATCTACTCGCTGACCAAGGTGACCAAGGGCTTTGGCAAGGGCAAGGACGAACGGCAGGTGCTCAGCGAGGTTGACCTGAACCTGCACGAGGGCGAGGTCGTCGGCTTGCTGGGGCGCTCCGGCTCGGGCAAGTCGACGCTGCTGCGGATCATCGCCGGCCTGGTCCAGCCGACCTCCGGTGACGTGTTGTACAACGGTGAGCCGCTGACCGGCCCGGCGAAGGGCGTGGCCATGGTGTTCCAGACGTTCGCCCTGTTCCCCTGGCTGACCGTGCTGGAGAACGTCGAAGCCGGCCTGCAGGCTCTGCAGGTCGAGGCGAAGGAGGCCCGCAGGCGCGCCCTGGCGGCGATCGACCTGATCGGCCTCGACGGCTTCGAGAACGCCTATCCGCGCGAGCTGTCCGGCGGCATGCGCCAGCGGGTGGGCTTTGCCCGTGGCCTGGTGGTCAACCCGACCCTGTTGCTGATGGACGAGCCGTTCTCGGCCCTCGACGTGCTCACCGCGGAGAACCTGCGTACCGACCTGCTGGAACTGTGGAGTGGTGGGCAGTTGCCGATCAAGTCGATCCTGATCGTCACCCACAACATCGAGGAAGCGGTACTGATGTGCGACCGCATCATGGTTTTGTCGTCAAACCCCGGGCGGGTGGTGGCGCAGATCAAGGTGCCGTTCGCTCATCCGCGTAATCGTCTGGACCCGATCTTTCGCAAGATGGTCGATGACATCTACGCACTGATGACTGACCGGCGCAGTGCCGATGCCCACGGCGGCAAGTCCGAGCTGCAACTGGGTAGCCGCTTGCCGGAAGTGCCGACCAACCTGATGGCCGGCCTGGTCGAGGCATTGGCGGCCGAGCCGTACCATGGTCGCGCGGGCCTGCCGAACGTGGCGGAGCGCCTGCTGCTGGAGGTTGATGACCTGTTCCCGGTGGCCGAGATGCTCGAGCATCTGGGTTTCGTCGAACTGCGTGGTGCCGATATTTCCCTGACCGAGGCGGGCAAGCTGTTCGCCGAGTATGGTACCCAGGAACGCAAGGTGATGTTCGCCGACCACCTGCTGCGCCAGGTGCCGCTGGCGGCGCGTATTCGCCAGGTCTTGCAGGAGCGTCGCGGACACTGGGCGCCGCGGGTGCGTTTCGAACAGGAGCTGGAAGATTCCCTCAGCGAAGACTTCGTCGAGCAGACCCTGGAAAGCGTGATCAGCTGGGGCCGTTACGCCGAGATCTTCTCCTACAACGACGCCACCGAAACCTTCAGCCTGGAAGACGTGGAAGGCGAGAGCTGA
- a CDS encoding class I SAM-dependent methyltransferase, which yields MNDSLNINKANWNDRAPVHARSAEYGLHRFLADPQHLSDVVRFDLPLLGDIAGLRGVHLQCHIGTDTLSLSRLGATMTGLDFSPAALLEARALARGCGSELEFVEADVQAAADVLPRGTFDLVYTGIGALCWLPHIQPWARTVAALLKPGGRLFIREGHPMLWSLNEAHQDGLRVEYPYFEHEQPLVFSSDQTYVASDSPLTATVTHTWNHGLGEIITALLNEGMVITGLVEHQSVPWEALPGQMVHSPQDDEWRLAQAPGRLPLSYTLQAVKRG from the coding sequence ATGAATGACTCGCTGAACATCAACAAGGCCAACTGGAATGATCGTGCGCCGGTGCATGCACGCTCCGCCGAGTATGGCCTGCATCGCTTTCTCGCCGATCCGCAGCATCTCTCCGATGTGGTGCGCTTCGACCTGCCACTGCTCGGCGATATCGCCGGGTTGCGTGGTGTTCACCTGCAATGCCATATCGGCACCGACACGCTGTCGCTGTCGCGGCTCGGGGCAACGATGACCGGGCTGGATTTCTCGCCCGCCGCGCTGCTCGAGGCCCGTGCCCTGGCCCGGGGCTGTGGCAGCGAGCTGGAGTTTGTCGAGGCCGATGTGCAGGCCGCCGCCGACGTGTTGCCGCGCGGGACTTTCGACCTGGTCTATACCGGCATCGGCGCCTTGTGCTGGTTGCCGCACATCCAGCCGTGGGCACGGACGGTCGCGGCGCTGCTGAAACCGGGTGGCCGGTTGTTCATCCGTGAAGGCCATCCGATGCTCTGGTCGCTCAACGAGGCGCATCAGGATGGCTTGCGGGTGGAGTACCCGTACTTCGAGCATGAGCAGCCATTGGTGTTCAGCAGCGACCAGACCTATGTGGCGAGCGACTCGCCGTTGACGGCCACGGTCACCCATACCTGGAACCATGGTCTGGGCGAGATCATCACGGCCCTGTTGAACGAGGGGATGGTGATCACCGGCCTGGTGGAGCACCAGAGCGTTCCCTGGGAGGCGCTGCCGGGGCAGATGGTCCATTCGCCGCAGGACGATGAATGGCGGCTGGCGCAAGCGCCTGGGCGCCTGCCGCTGAGCTACACGTTGCAGGCGGTCAAGCGCGGCTGA
- a CDS encoding LysE family translocator has product MTLSTLLLFIPACFALNMAPGPNNLLSVSNSTRYGFRTSCLAGLGRLLAFAGMIALAAAGLAVVLQTSELLFHAIKILGAAYLIYLAVQLWRANPETATQAEGTRASLPALARQEFLVAAGNPKAILIFTAFLPQFVDPAQGVSAQFAVLGAMFLVLEWIAISAYAYMGLHMRRWFAEPRGKRLFNRGCAVLLSGAASVLLMARRA; this is encoded by the coding sequence ATGACCCTGTCGACCCTGCTGCTTTTCATTCCGGCGTGCTTCGCGCTGAACATGGCCCCTGGCCCGAACAACCTGCTGTCGGTCAGCAACTCGACCCGCTACGGCTTTCGCACCTCCTGCCTGGCGGGGCTGGGGCGCCTGTTGGCCTTCGCCGGGATGATCGCCCTGGCCGCCGCGGGCCTGGCGGTGGTACTGCAGACCTCGGAACTGCTGTTCCACGCCATCAAGATTCTCGGTGCGGCCTATCTGATCTACCTCGCCGTCCAGCTCTGGCGAGCCAACCCGGAGACCGCGACCCAGGCCGAGGGCACCCGGGCCAGCCTGCCGGCGCTCGCCCGCCAGGAATTCCTCGTGGCTGCGGGAAATCCAAAGGCCATCTTGATCTTCACCGCCTTCCTGCCGCAGTTCGTCGATCCGGCCCAGGGCGTCTCTGCGCAGTTCGCCGTACTGGGTGCGATGTTCCTGGTACTGGAGTGGATCGCCATCAGCGCCTACGCCTACATGGGCCTGCACATGCGCCGCTGGTTCGCCGAGCCCAGGGGCAAGCGCCTGTTCAATCGCGGCTGTGCGGTGCTGCTGTCCGGTGCGGCCTCGGTGCTGCTGATGGCAAGGAGGGCCTGA
- a CDS encoding LysE family translocator, protein MSILLSMVAFALASSITPGPVNIVALSAGAQFGLRASLRHVTGATVGFTLLLVLIGLGLHELLLRVPVLTRGIQLGGVAFLLYMAWKLALDDGSLNAGQSARRPTLTLGAVMQWLNPKAWLACVAGMGVFAANGETRVVLEFALIYFVICYGSIACWAFAGTFLRRYLENPRGMRLFNRSMALLLALSAGYLLLP, encoded by the coding sequence ATGAGCATCCTGCTTTCCATGGTCGCCTTTGCGCTGGCTTCCTCCATCACGCCCGGGCCGGTCAATATCGTCGCCTTGAGTGCCGGCGCCCAGTTCGGCCTGCGTGCCAGCTTGCGGCATGTCACCGGGGCGACTGTGGGCTTCACGCTGTTGCTGGTATTGATCGGCCTGGGGTTGCATGAATTGTTGCTGCGGGTGCCGGTGCTGACGCGAGGCATTCAGCTCGGTGGCGTGGCCTTTCTGTTGTACATGGCCTGGAAGCTGGCGCTGGATGATGGCTCGCTCAATGCCGGCCAGTCCGCCAGGCGTCCGACCCTGACCCTTGGCGCGGTGATGCAGTGGCTCAACCCCAAGGCCTGGCTGGCTTGCGTCGCCGGCATGGGCGTGTTCGCCGCCAATGGCGAGACGCGGGTGGTGCTGGAGTTCGCGCTGATCTACTTCGTGATCTGCTACGGCTCGATCGCCTGTTGGGCCTTTGCCGGGACCTTCCTGCGTCGCTACCTGGAAAATCCTCGGGGAATGCGCCTGTTCAACCGCTCGATGGCCCTGTTGCTGGCCCTGAGCGCCGGTTATCTGTTGCTGCCCTGA
- a CDS encoding DUF4337 domain-containing protein, with amino-acid sequence MSEAFEVPSPHEKHVEHTTEHAHARGDGFASRIAVMTAVMATIGAMLSYQAGSTESEAAMDKNNAAIIKTEAANQWNYYQAKSSRQNLSEMASHIPGLDAAHYNAEAERYKKEKEAVRQKAEGLEAQSREWDAKSEQVLHQHHRWAQAMTAIQIAISLAAITLLTRREWLKRLSYTAVGASVVLGSMAWLHI; translated from the coding sequence ATGAGCGAAGCTTTCGAAGTCCCCAGCCCCCACGAAAAACACGTCGAACACACCACCGAGCATGCTCATGCCCGAGGCGACGGCTTCGCCAGCCGGATTGCGGTGATGACCGCGGTCATGGCCACCATTGGTGCAATGCTCAGCTACCAGGCCGGCTCCACGGAAAGTGAAGCGGCGATGGACAAGAACAATGCGGCCATCATCAAGACCGAGGCCGCCAACCAGTGGAACTACTACCAGGCCAAGTCGAGCCGGCAGAACCTGTCGGAAATGGCCAGTCATATTCCGGGCCTGGATGCGGCGCACTACAACGCCGAGGCCGAGCGCTACAAGAAGGAAAAGGAAGCGGTACGCCAGAAGGCAGAGGGACTGGAGGCCCAGAGCCGCGAATGGGACGCCAAGTCGGAACAGGTCCTGCACCAGCACCACCGCTGGGCCCAGGCGATGACGGCGATCCAGATCGCCATTTCGCTGGCGGCGATCACCCTGCTGACCCGCCGGGAATGGCTGAAACGCCTGTCCTATACCGCGGTGGGTGCGAGTGTCGTGCTCGGCTCCATGGCCTGGCTGCACATCTGA
- a CDS encoding ABC transporter permease, which translates to MGKPLWNWALGLAGLLSLLLAWWLGVHLFGSADGLSARFSPQATLASLVELLGRAELYEHVLVSLKRILVGLLLALLIGVPLGLLIGSYRQLEAATTPAFQFLRMISPLSWMPVVVMLMGVGDQPIYFLLAFAAVWPIMLNTAAGVRQLDPRWLQLSRSLSATRWETLRKVILPGVLGHVLTGVRLSIGILWIVLVPCEMLGVSAGLGYFILDTRDRLAYSELMAMVLLIGVLGFALDALARGLHRRWAHA; encoded by the coding sequence ATGGGCAAGCCGTTGTGGAACTGGGCATTGGGTCTTGCCGGCCTGTTGAGCCTGCTGCTGGCCTGGTGGCTTGGCGTTCATCTGTTCGGCAGCGCCGATGGCCTGTCGGCGCGTTTCTCGCCGCAGGCGACCCTGGCCAGCCTGGTCGAACTGCTCGGTCGCGCCGAACTCTACGAGCACGTGCTGGTGAGCCTGAAGCGAATCCTGGTGGGGTTGTTGCTGGCCCTGCTGATCGGCGTGCCCCTGGGCCTGCTGATCGGCAGCTACCGTCAACTGGAGGCGGCGACCACGCCGGCCTTCCAGTTCCTGCGGATGATCTCGCCGCTGTCATGGATGCCGGTGGTGGTGATGCTGATGGGCGTGGGCGACCAGCCGATCTACTTCCTGCTGGCCTTTGCCGCAGTCTGGCCGATCATGCTCAATACCGCGGCCGGCGTGCGCCAGCTCGATCCGCGCTGGTTGCAGTTGAGCCGCAGCCTCAGCGCCACCCGCTGGGAAACCCTGCGCAAGGTCATTTTGCCGGGTGTGCTCGGCCATGTGCTGACCGGTGTGCGGTTGTCCATCGGCATTCTCTGGATCGTCCTGGTGCCGTGCGAAATGCTCGGGGTCAGCGCGGGCCTGGGCTACTTCATCCTCGACACCCGTGACCGGCTGGCCTACTCGGAGCTGATGGCGATGGTGCTGCTGATCGGCGTACTCGGCTTTGCCCTGGATGCCCTGGCGCGTGGCCTGCATCGGCGCTGGGCACACGCCTGA
- a CDS encoding sensor domain-containing diguanylate cyclase has protein sequence MLAPKKPANETARVEKLRSLNILDTPPEERFDRLTRLAKRLFDVPIALVSLVDENRQWFKSCVGLTASETPRDISFCGHAILGDQVLTISNAEEDERFHDNPLVTGAPGIRFYAGCPLTVGDGNKLGTLCLIDTKPRILSDEERSLLRDLAQMAEQELVAVQMATMDELTLLSNRRGFEALATQGLSVCKRMGKPASLMFFDLNDFKQINDVYGHAEGDRALKNFADVLRIVFRESDVIGRLGGDEFVVLLTGSDHVQVEMIMARLRHTLAERNSGQKRGYDIRFSVGQIEYDPHRHDTVADILADADKAMYAHKQALKRQRG, from the coding sequence ATGTTAGCGCCGAAAAAACCTGCCAATGAAACGGCCCGTGTGGAAAAGCTGCGCTCGCTGAATATTCTCGACACTCCGCCCGAGGAGCGTTTCGATCGTCTGACCCGCCTGGCCAAGCGTCTGTTCGACGTACCTATCGCGCTGGTCAGCCTGGTCGATGAGAACCGGCAATGGTTCAAGTCCTGCGTCGGGCTCACCGCCAGTGAGACACCGCGAGATATTTCGTTCTGTGGTCATGCGATTCTGGGTGATCAGGTACTGACGATCTCGAATGCGGAAGAAGACGAACGGTTTCATGACAATCCACTGGTGACGGGTGCCCCGGGCATTCGTTTCTATGCCGGTTGTCCGCTGACGGTAGGGGATGGCAACAAGCTGGGTACCCTGTGCCTGATCGACACCAAGCCGCGGATCTTGAGTGACGAGGAGCGCTCGTTATTGCGCGACCTGGCACAGATGGCTGAGCAGGAGTTGGTGGCGGTACAGATGGCGACCATGGACGAGTTGACCCTGTTGTCCAACCGTCGCGGCTTCGAAGCCCTGGCCACCCAGGGACTGAGCGTGTGCAAACGGATGGGCAAGCCGGCCTCGCTGATGTTCTTCGACCTCAACGACTTCAAGCAGATCAACGATGTGTATGGCCATGCCGAAGGCGACAGGGCGCTGAAGAACTTTGCCGATGTATTGCGCATCGTGTTTCGCGAAAGCGATGTGATCGGCCGGTTGGGGGGCGACGAATTCGTGGTACTGCTCACCGGTTCCGATCATGTTCAGGTCGAGATGATCATGGCGCGGTTGCGTCATACCCTGGCCGAGCGCAATTCAGGGCAGAAGCGGGGTTATGACATTCGCTTCAGCGTGGGGCAGATCGAATATGACCCGCATCGCCATGACACGGTCGCAGACATCCTGGCGGACGCCGACAAGGCGATGTACGCGCATAAACAGGCACTCAAACGCCAACGCGGCTGA
- a CDS encoding ABC transporter permease, which yields MNKVFRHYLPASTRRLLPNRWDLMAMPLVVGFLLLLSIGARETWAPISTLQSQAISLDPGNLPEYAIRTTLRMLAAMVAALVFTFLYGTLAAKSRRAEKLLVPVLDILQSVPVLGYISFTVTFFLLLFPGRVLGAECAAIFAIFTSQAWNMTFSFYQSLRMLPRDLVEVSSSLQLSGWQKFWKLDVPFAIPGLVWNMMMSMSGGWFFVVASEAITVGDKTITLPGIGSYLALAIDQRDLSAVGYVILTMIVVILIYDQFLFRPLVAWADKFRMEDTSAQGGAPESWVLRLIQRTRVIQRLIRPVVRAVTRLGHLRLSLNLAPSRAVEGQGGATASKVVDWVWGACIGALTFYALYHIVQYVGTEVTVGEVGHVLWLGVITLLRVALLIAIASLIWVPLGVLIGLRPHLAEKIQPLAQFLAAFPANLLFPVFVIVILQFHLNPDIWLSPLIVLGTQWYILFNVIAGASAFPNDFREAAANFHIRGWQWWRQVMLPGIFPYYVTGAITASGGAWNASIVSEFVSWGQGKVAAHGLGAYIAQMTAAGDFPKITLGVVVMSLFVVLFNRLVWRPMYALAENKLRMN from the coding sequence ATGAACAAGGTTTTTCGTCACTACCTCCCGGCCAGTACGCGACGCCTGCTGCCCAACCGCTGGGACCTGATGGCCATGCCGCTGGTGGTCGGTTTCCTGCTGTTGCTGTCGATCGGCGCGCGGGAAACCTGGGCACCGATCTCCACCCTGCAGAGCCAGGCGATCTCGCTCGATCCCGGCAACCTGCCCGAGTATGCGATCCGTACTACCCTGCGGATGCTGGCAGCCATGGTCGCGGCGCTGGTCTTCACCTTCCTCTACGGCACCCTGGCGGCGAAAAGCCGGCGTGCGGAAAAACTGCTGGTACCGGTGCTCGATATCCTGCAGTCGGTGCCGGTGCTGGGCTACATCTCGTTCACCGTGACCTTCTTCCTGCTGCTGTTTCCCGGGCGGGTGCTGGGGGCCGAGTGCGCGGCGATCTTCGCGATCTTCACTAGCCAGGCCTGGAACATGACGTTCAGCTTCTACCAGTCGCTGCGCATGCTGCCCCGCGACCTGGTGGAAGTGTCGAGCAGCCTGCAATTGTCAGGCTGGCAGAAGTTCTGGAAGCTCGACGTGCCCTTCGCCATTCCGGGGCTGGTGTGGAACATGATGATGAGCATGTCCGGCGGCTGGTTCTTCGTGGTCGCCTCGGAAGCCATCACCGTCGGCGACAAGACCATCACTCTGCCGGGTATCGGTTCGTACCTGGCGCTGGCGATCGACCAGCGCGACCTGTCGGCCGTCGGCTACGTGATCCTGACGATGATCGTGGTGATCCTGATCTACGACCAGTTCCTGTTCCGGCCCCTGGTGGCCTGGGCCGACAAGTTTCGCATGGAGGACACCTCGGCCCAGGGTGGCGCTCCCGAATCCTGGGTGCTGCGCCTGATCCAGCGGACCCGGGTGATCCAGCGACTGATCCGGCCAGTGGTACGTGCTGTCACTCGTCTGGGCCATTTGCGGCTGAGCCTGAACCTGGCACCGTCCCGCGCCGTGGAGGGGCAGGGCGGTGCGACCGCCTCGAAGGTGGTCGACTGGGTCTGGGGCGCCTGCATCGGTGCGCTGACGTTCTATGCGCTGTACCACATCGTGCAGTACGTCGGCACCGAAGTGACCGTTGGCGAAGTCGGCCATGTGCTTTGGCTGGGTGTGATCACCCTGCTGCGGGTGGCGCTGCTGATCGCTATCGCCTCGCTGATCTGGGTGCCGCTGGGGGTGTTGATCGGCCTGCGCCCGCACCTGGCGGAGAAGATCCAGCCGTTGGCGCAGTTCCTCGCGGCGTTTCCGGCCAACCTGCTGTTCCCGGTGTTCGTCATTGTCATCCTGCAGTTCCACTTGAACCCGGACATCTGGCTGAGCCCGCTGATCGTGCTGGGCACCCAGTGGTACATCCTGTTCAACGTGATTGCCGGCGCCAGCGCCTTCCCCAATGACTTTCGCGAAGCTGCGGCGAACTTCCACATCCGTGGCTGGCAATGGTGGCGCCAGGTCATGCTGCCGGGCATTTTTCCGTACTACGTGACCGGGGCGATCACGGCTTCCGGCGGTGCCTGGAACGCCAGCATCGTGTCCGAGTTCGTCTCCTGGGGCCAGGGCAAGGTCGCAGCCCATGGCCTGGGCGCCTACATCGCGCAGATGACCGCGGCCGGCGACTTTCCGAAAATCACCCTGGGGGTGGTGGTGATGTCGTTGTTCGTCGTGCTGTTCAACCGGCTGGTGTGGCGTCCGATGTACGCCCTGGCCGAAAACAAACTTCGTATGAATTAA
- a CDS encoding GNAT family N-acetyltransferase, giving the protein MSQPTPVSVIHTHRLLLRPVRADDLKVAQAIHGDPQTNRYNPKGPSSLETTSSNLFNWVEHWKAKGFGYWAVCDREQPDRVLGFGGLQDATFGSRTGLNLYFRFAVDAWGQGYASEMVEAALDLAFRQLGRNEVIGLVRPDNQPSRRTLERARMLVDGELDDVPGQPCSLLYSLSAERYLSPESFM; this is encoded by the coding sequence ATGTCCCAGCCCACGCCGGTGTCCGTGATCCACACCCATCGCCTGTTGTTGCGCCCGGTACGGGCAGATGACCTCAAGGTCGCCCAGGCCATCCATGGCGATCCACAGACCAACCGCTACAACCCCAAGGGTCCGTCGTCCCTGGAAACCACCAGCAGCAACCTGTTCAACTGGGTCGAACACTGGAAGGCCAAGGGCTTCGGCTACTGGGCCGTCTGCGACCGGGAACAGCCGGACCGGGTGTTGGGTTTCGGTGGTCTGCAGGACGCCACTTTCGGTTCTCGAACCGGGCTGAACCTGTACTTCCGCTTCGCGGTGGATGCTTGGGGCCAGGGCTATGCCAGCGAGATGGTCGAGGCCGCCCTCGACCTGGCGTTCCGGCAACTGGGGCGCAACGAGGTGATAGGACTGGTACGGCCGGACAACCAGCCCTCGCGTCGAACCCTGGAACGCGCCCGGATGCTTGTCGATGGCGAGCTCGATGACGTTCCCGGCCAGCCCTGCAGCTTGCTCTACAGCCTCAGCGCGGAACGCTACCTCAGCCCGGAAAGTTTCATGTAG
- a CDS encoding helix-turn-helix transcriptional regulator, which translates to MRRPTDTRQDDKAPYFWRDAALPFIEARSIQDGRKVCYSRHSHEHFSIGAITHGRSTYVNEQQQWQVEAGTVVLMNPGEVHACNPIDDQPWAYRMFYVETPWLTALQHELGFSTELDFRPFSATHSRDPLLFQGLNALYEQLVDDDLAHLEKQCAIVEFFTLLQHRLNPAPIPVREINQKLERAAAYIHKHCTEALKLEDICQAAQLSASYLTRAFKQYYGMTPHAFLVNRRIQYARNQLRRGRLIAEVALEAGFADQAHFQRAFKQHLAATPGQYRG; encoded by the coding sequence ATGCGCAGACCCACAGACACCCGGCAGGACGACAAGGCCCCGTACTTCTGGCGCGATGCCGCCCTGCCGTTCATCGAGGCCCGGTCGATCCAGGACGGCCGCAAGGTCTGCTACTCCCGGCATTCCCACGAACACTTCTCCATCGGTGCGATCACCCACGGGCGCAGTACCTATGTCAACGAACAGCAGCAATGGCAGGTCGAGGCTGGCACCGTGGTACTGATGAACCCCGGCGAAGTCCACGCCTGCAATCCGATCGACGACCAGCCATGGGCCTATCGCATGTTCTATGTCGAGACACCTTGGCTGACCGCCCTGCAACACGAGCTGGGCTTCAGCACGGAACTGGACTTTCGTCCGTTTTCGGCCACCCACAGCCGCGACCCGCTGCTCTTCCAGGGGCTGAATGCACTCTACGAACAACTGGTGGACGACGACCTCGCCCATCTGGAAAAGCAATGCGCGATCGTCGAGTTCTTCACCCTCCTGCAACACCGCCTGAACCCGGCGCCGATCCCGGTCCGCGAGATCAACCAGAAGCTGGAACGCGCTGCGGCCTACATCCACAAGCACTGCACCGAGGCACTGAAGCTGGAGGACATCTGCCAGGCCGCGCAGCTCTCGGCGTCCTACCTGACCCGCGCCTTCAAGCAGTACTACGGCATGACGCCGCACGCCTTCCTGGTCAACCGGCGCATCCAGTACGCACGCAACCAGTTGCGCCGTGGGCGGCTGATCGCCGAGGTCGCGCTGGAGGCCGGTTTCGCCGACCAGGCGCATTTCCAGCGGGCCTTCAAGCAGCACCTGGCGGCGACACCTGGCCAGTACCGCGGTTGA
- a CDS encoding AraC family transcriptional regulator encodes MSVAYQSLLEYTRRMNRVLEHIDRHLDQPLELAELAAIAHFSPFHFHRLFSAWVGETLGDYLRRRRLGCAALQLAERPEATVLEIALHVGFGSGEAFSRAFKQHFQVTPSAWRRLEPARWEQRLNEIRERRRQSFRNPDQEYALILSDHGHSHPLEKMTMDVMLEDIPPTRVAYMRYTGPYGPGIGTFWRETFAPWMERNGLMGEVRFGIGHDDPQITPPHKCRYDACVQVPNDFAGSAEVTVATLPGGRYAVARFSGHVRDFPDAWTELCRDWLPRSGMQFASGPPFERYPRDAHYDPVAGTLDCDLCIPVKPL; translated from the coding sequence ATGAGCGTCGCCTATCAGAGCCTGCTGGAATACACGCGCCGGATGAACCGGGTGCTGGAGCACATCGACCGCCACCTCGACCAGCCGCTGGAACTGGCCGAGCTGGCTGCCATCGCGCACTTCTCGCCCTTTCACTTCCATCGCCTGTTCAGCGCCTGGGTCGGAGAAACCCTGGGCGACTACCTGCGCCGTCGCCGGCTCGGCTGCGCCGCCCTGCAACTGGCCGAGCGCCCCGAGGCCACCGTCCTGGAGATCGCCCTGCACGTCGGTTTCGGCTCCGGCGAGGCCTTCAGCCGGGCATTCAAGCAGCATTTCCAGGTCACCCCCAGTGCCTGGCGCCGCCTCGAGCCCGCTCGCTGGGAGCAGCGCCTGAACGAGATTCGCGAACGGCGCCGGCAGTCATTTCGCAATCCTGATCAGGAATATGCGCTGATCCTGTCCGACCATGGTCACTCCCACCCCCTGGAGAAAATGACGATGGACGTCATGCTTGAAGACATCCCCCCGACCCGCGTCGCCTACATGCGCTATACCGGGCCCTATGGCCCGGGTATCGGCACATTCTGGCGGGAGACCTTTGCCCCCTGGATGGAGCGTAACGGCCTGATGGGCGAAGTGCGTTTCGGCATAGGCCACGATGACCCGCAGATCACCCCGCCGCACAAATGCCGCTACGACGCCTGCGTGCAAGTGCCGAACGACTTTGCCGGCAGCGCTGAAGTCACGGTGGCCACACTGCCTGGCGGACGCTATGCCGTGGCCCGTTTCAGCGGTCATGTCCGCGATTTCCCGGATGCCTGGACCGAATTGTGTCGCGACTGGCTGCCGCGTAGCGGCATGCAGTTCGCCAGCGGCCCGCCCTTCGAACGCTACCCCAGGGACGCACATTACGACCCTGTCGCCGGCACGCTCGACTGTGACCTGTGCATTCCGGTAAAGCCGCTGTAA